A genomic window from Cyprinus carpio isolate SPL01 chromosome A2, ASM1834038v1, whole genome shotgun sequence includes:
- the LOC109090164 gene encoding uncharacterized protein LOC109090164: MTSPHPRMKTDAHQSLSAIMSLQMQLYFLFLIYLLCNVDGNVELQQKSSLIKSVDKTVVIDCNYPSDCSGYIHWYQLKEENPLRRILYSSISGGATNNDAGFESFKIDRKPSNLALKIPELKEEHSAVYYCACWQMTVGDKKVFGSGTRLYVTGPGNTVESPKVSGYLPSKKYSDKHGKQTMLCHASGTVPYLVKFTWAKKSETEEWTAVPKEDVVEQSYKDKKIVTSMMIVDKNTAENNSYKKILEMKREDIKTAKGPSPTCPPDSEETMQISGDSEQISSLYVFVYAYGVMIMKNGLYFCVVSIFLLKRKAGRKKDESS, translated from the exons ATGACCTCCCCTCATCCCAGAATGAAGACAGACGCTCACCAGTCACTCTCTGCCATCATGAGTCTTCAAATgcagttatattttttgtttcttatttaccTTTTATGTAATG TGGATGGAAATGTGGAACTGCAACAGAAAAGCTCATTGATCAAATCTGTGGACAAGACAGTTGTTATAGACTGTAATTATCCATCAGACTGCAGTGGCTACATTCACTGGTATCAACTAAAGGAGGAAAACCCCTTAAGAAGAATATTATATTCATCAATTTCAGGTGGAGCCACAAACAATGATGCTggttttgaatcatttaaaatagaTAGGAAACCGTCAAATTTGGCTCTGAAAATACCTGAACTGAAAGAAGAGCACTCAGCGGTGTATTACTGTGCCTGCTGG CAAATGACTGTGGGAGACAAGAAAGTCTTTGGTTCGGGTACTCGACTTTATGTGACAG GTCCAGGAAACACGGTTGAGTCACCAAAGGTGTCTGGATACCTACCGTCAAAGAAATACAGTGACAAACATGGCAAACAGACAATGTTATGCCATGCAAGTGGCACGGTTCCTTACTTGGTGAAATTCACATGGGCAAAAAAGAGCGAAACAGAAGAATGGACGGCTGTACCAAAGGAAGATGTTGTGGAACAGAgttacaaagataaaaaaattgtgacaagTATGATGATTGTAGATAAAAACACGGCCGAAAACAACAGCTACAAA aaaatacttgAAATGAAGAGAG aAGACATTAAAACAGCAAAGGGACCTAGCCCAACATGTCCACCCGACTCTGAGGAGACCATGCAAATATCag GAGATTCAGAGCAAATATCCAGTCTGTACGTGTTTGTCTATGCATATGGTGTCATGATCATGAAGAACGGactgtatttttgtgttgtgtctATCTTTCTTTTAAAGAGAAAAGCTGGAAGAAAGAAAGACGAAAGCTCTTAG